The Ailuropoda melanoleuca isolate Jingjing unplaced genomic scaffold, ASM200744v2 unplaced-scaffold12391, whole genome shotgun sequence region gcggggggtggggggggcaggctgACGTCAACCCCACTGGTTCCTCCAGGGCTCCGAGTTTGGGAACTGGGCGATGGGGCTGTGGACTGAGGAGGGTTTTGACATCTATGAAGACTTCCCAGATCTCAACTCTGTGCTCTGGGGAGCGGAGGAGAGGAAATGGGTCCCCTACCGGGTCCCCAACAATAACCTGCCCATTCCTGAACGCTACCTCTCCCCAGACGCCACGGTGAGGCCACAGCCTGGCTAGCAGGCCTGGGGGAGCAGCCCGGACCCTGGGGTCCTGAGCTCTGGACCTGGGGGTGGGCTGGTGGGTGACTGAGGCTAAGCACTGAGCCTGCAGAGGCTTGGGGGCGCAGAGGGGGCATGAGTACTGTGGGGGGACTTCTGCAAGGAGGGTGATGGAGGCTGTGGCTCAGACGTCACACAGCGGCCGCCCCCAGGTGTCCACGGAGGTCCGGGCCATCATCGCCTGGATGGAGAAGAACCCCTTCGTGCTGGGGGCCAACCTGAACGGTGGTGAACGTCTCGTCTCCTACCCCTACGACATGGCCCGAACGCCCACCCAGGAGCAGCTGCTGGCCGCGGCCATGGCAGCTGCCCGGGGAGAAGATGAGGACGAGGTGTCTGAGGCCCAGGAGACCCCGGACCACGCCATCTTCCGCTGGCTGGCCATCTCCTTCGCCTCTGCCCACCTCACCATGACGGAGCCGTACCGGGGAGGGTGCCAAGCACAGGACTACACCAGCGGCATGGGCATCGTCAACGGGGCCAAGTGGAACCCCCGGTCTGGGAGTAAGTCAGCCTGGGAGGGGCCGGGTGGGGCGTCCGGTGGGGCCCGCGGGTGACTGCGGCTCTGTCTGCCCCTGCGCAGCCATCAACGACTTCAGTTACCTGCATACCAACTGCCTGGAGCTCTCCATTTACCTGGGCTGCGACAAGT contains the following coding sequences:
- the LOC100477992 gene encoding adipocyte enhancer-binding protein 1, translating into HWFLQGSEFGNWAMGLWTEEGFDIYEDFPDLNSVLWGAEERKWVPYRVPNNNLPIPERYLSPDATVSTEVRAIIAWMEKNPFVLGANLNGGERLVSYPYDMARTPTQEQLLAAAMAAARGEDEDEVSEAQETPDHAIFRWLAISFASAHLTMTEPYRGGCQAQDYTSGMGIVNGAKWNPRSGTINDFSYLHTNCLELSIYLGCDKFPHESELPREWENNKEALLTFMEQVHRGIKGVVTDEQGIPIANATISVSGINHGVKTASGGDYWRILNPGEYRVTAHAEGYTPSAKTCNVDYDIGATQCNFILARSNWKRIREIMAMNGNRPIPRIDPSRPMTPQQRRMQRRRLQYRLRMREQMRLRRLNATATPGPSTPA